The genomic interval ATTGTCCAAAAAGCCATCCAAAAAATAGCAGCATAAATGGATACAATGGAAGTACTATAACTAATAATATTATGTAGTATAGAAAGATATTTGTGTTTTCCTTCGTCATTCCTAACTCTTCTAAAACGAAAGCAGATATTTTGGCTGATAAGGAACCATTTATAGCAAATACTAGTATAATAATTATGAGTTGATAATTAGAAGTAATTCCCCAACGTTCTTTTAGTTTCTTCATTTAATTTGTAATGATTACAAATATAAGAACATTATCTTAGAGGTACATTACCATA from Flavobacterium ovatum carries:
- a CDS encoding DUF6787 family protein, which encodes MKKLKERWGITSNYQLIIIILVFAINGSLSAKISAFVLEELGMTKENTNIFLYYIILLVIVLPLYPFMLLFFGWLFGQSKFFTPFGKKMIKSMKMGFLLPKSKS